Proteins encoded by one window of Aphis gossypii isolate Hap1 chromosome X, ASM2018417v2, whole genome shotgun sequence:
- the LOC114119669 gene encoding nipped-B-like protein isoform X1, protein MYRPTHDNSNLQYDLKVGYNDGHQRTIAMNGEIPSVPITTLAGISSLTDLLPEMPLPSPMPQTLGNKSLLFHPRVAEEADILLSLRDDALVPQLIQSLINTSSDHIQLKDKYMYTEHYNNQQNIPELLKAILHQNANVFRGPPAVFQQQQEKEKNIETKTEHELNEINSFETALIEQHNLSHNELLQQSEILNELPHQQQPVIVRTPPAKLSRLLLDDSDKILDDVEITENDKLNVQNLEHQFSQITNNYDVFLNQPTISLTRIDLSQHAVNKKNMISMEELTEDNDFGLALAERPSITNQDKRSFPTQVENESSDPNDFGVSLTERIKRRKRAAQQSEASDKNNSFDENECIIKPKLRKVERKFVPVVEKLSVEELMETNTYQKFNKCIEKVFESTEEMDSLLDFGENDIPPEALIPKYVLQELCSESAKLKTLGAMESIPSNKIIRLLSILEKNIRDGAKVSPIADPEDDECERKLWMELAMERVMRAVDASLTTLYILTSPRMQKKVYMEDVIDRVVMFTKYQLHNTIYPAFDPVYRIHKSNDSYTGSARKKRAHPKEVRDKNVLSLYTKLAEVVSLLAELLQIQTLTDTAVLHTSSMAVSPFFVEEISELQLSALKLVTTIFTKYDKHRKLLLDDILASMARLPSSKRSLKSFRISSEEYIQMLSALVLQLIQCMVVLPSNLADKQSNLDPDTLIISKFKTARSTASSFLHVFLSKCSSKSEEIDYRPIFENFIQDLLTTVNKPEWPASELMLSVLGRLLVANFVNKNLDMSLRVASLDYLGVVAARLRKDSVTSQLRLKTIDSIIMDIRTEELKDEDGNLMEEVKEVQDDEERIQFLQRVLLDYLAIRSLSEPALRHARHFYLAQWYQDNTDAGKSLDSLSKRKKEKHSRKKFGSDDEDDGESSDSSKENESRIDANKAIENSRLCDQRKEYLLTKINPYDNQSTQVMQTYIDYDSAELVARYLASKRPFSQSFDTYLKHIIKVLMETSVNIRTKAMKCLTMIVEVDPGVLGLKEMQLGVSHSFLDHSTSVREAAVDLVGKFVLSRPELIDKYYDMLSTRILDTGVSVRKRVIKIMKDICIECPDYSKIPEICVKMIRRVNDEDGIKKLVMEVFQNMWFTPVREKPTLDTKMLLRKVLNITDVVAASKDLGLEWFEQLLLSLFKPKEDKDDTAKVSTEPPKALLTACKQIVDCLVENVVTLDGGGGGTSQQLVACLTTLYLFAKIRPQLLAAHSLTLQPYLSLKCQTQGDYQIISCVARTLELVVPLIEHPSEIFLSQLEEDAVKLIMKHDQTVILSCISCLGSVVNNVTRNFKLIRDCFGIYYKYLSNFQKLHQDRQTDPEGLVPLRPIFRRSIYIIGLMLRFFDFTDKEVYGDAYPDNIRDLVYDIMSYFMHTNEDDTKLFALKAIGSICIRHYDFMLCQDLMNTYLDILSNNSVANIMKSQILNNIEIYLEEEEKRMIKQDLEWSKMSKKENLKEMGDVSSGMASTVIQLYLKGILNSFLHTSVQVRQAVLKVIQLILAQGLVHPVQIVPYLICMSTDTEKSVSSRADKHLQEIEKKYPGFIHMGAQNGIKLSFQLQSIVQTAGEMVRGYRLKENDTIPSALNGCLYSILRTKQQRRALVLSILKQFEDQGKTNLAQMLYLADNLAYFPFQSQDEPLFIIHHINTMISVNGTNLLQTFREGLLPNPNAPVQSNKVDGVEDEEDEDEGTLVDRVPDDITTLHEVLIKSQGCLLLLVLKLYLKTVYGITDLKITQYSPSESSKMYDKNLSRKSNSKFNPKATIQKLKYGLEINTEDLQKAKSELIAYYLELKHLIINLDPDDEGNEDAGTPKASKSVPSTPTNHVGSTPTQIPNTPNYNDVSNVSYESPEYQKQNNVQSTPKVPKLTIIPPKPPSSKHSHHHHRSHKSKKADRPKKHHHKRKKAKGGGSSEDSDNVYSDPDFLI, encoded by the exons ATGTACAGACCGACGCACGACAACAGCAACCT gCAATATGACTTGAAAGTAGGGTACAACGATGGTCATCAAAGGACCATAGCAATGAACGGGGAAATTCCTAGTGTACCTATAACAACTCTGGCTGGCATTTCAAGTTTAACAGATT TGTTACCTGAAATGCCACTGCCTTCACCTATGCCTCAAACATTAGGTAATAAATCTTTACTATTTCATCCCCGTGTAGCTGAAGAAGCAGATATTTTACTTAGCCTTCGAGATGATGCTTTAGTACCACAGCTAATTCAGTCTTTAATTAATACCTCATCAGATCatat acaatTAAAAGacaaatatatgtacacagaacattataacaatcaacaaaatatacctGAACTTCTTAAAGCAATATTACATCAAAACGCTAACGTATTTAGAGGACCACCGGCAGTATTTCAACAACAgcaag agaaagaaaaaaatattgaaaccaAAACTGAACATGAACTCAATGAAATAAACAGTTTTGAAACAGCATTGATTGAACAACATAATTTATcacataatgaattattacagCAATCTGAGATTTTGAACGAGCTTCCTCATCAACAGCAACCTGTTATAGTTAGAACACCTCCTGCAAAATTATCCAGATTGTTATTAGACGATAgtg ataaaatattagatgatGTTGAAATTACAGAAAATGATAAGTTAAATGTGCAAAACTTGGAACATCAGTTTTctcaaataacaaataattacgaTGTTTTCTTAAATCAACCAACAATATCATTAACTCGAATTGATCTTAGTCAacatg ctgtGAACAAAAAGAATATGATAAGTATGGAAGAGCTGACTGAAGATAATGATTTTGGATTAGCACTTGCAGAGAGACCATCAATTACAAATCAAg ataaaagaaGTTTTCCAACCCAAGTTGAAAATGAAAGTTCTGATCCAAATGATTTTGGTGTATCATTGACTGAGAGAATTAAAAGAAGAAAGAGAGCTGCTCAACAATCAGAAGcttctgataaaaataatagttttgacGAAA atgaatgtattataaaacctaAACTAAGGAAAGTTGAAAGAAAATTTGTACCAGTTGTTGAAAAGTTATCCGTTGAAGAACTAATGGAAACTAATACATATCAGAAGTTCAacaaatgtatagaaaaagtatttgaaagtACTGAAGAAATGGATTCATTACTAGATTTtg ggGAAAATGATATCCCACCAGAAGCTTTAATACCAAAATATGTTCTACAAGAATTATGTAGTGAATCGGCTAAACTTAAGACATTAGGCGCTATGGAATCAATTCcgtcaaacaaaataattcgcCTACTAAGCATACTAGAAAAGAATATTAGAGATGGTGCAAAGGTATCTCCAATAGCTGATCCA gaggATGATGAATGTGAACGAAAATTGTGGATGGAGTTAGCGATGGAAAGAGTTATGCGAGCTGTAGACGCATCTCTCACTACCCTTTATATATTAACTTCACCAAGAATGCAAAAAAAGGTTTACATGGAAGATGTTATTGACAGAGTAGTCATGTTTACCAAGTATCaactacataatacaatttacccTGCGTTTGATCCTGTCtacag gATACATAAAAGTAATGATTCTTATACAGGAAGCGCACGTAAAAAACGTGCTCATCCAAAAGAAGTTCGGGATAAAAATGTTCTATCCCTATACACCAAGTTGGCAGAAGTAGTTTCACTTTTGGCTGAACTTTTACAAATTCAAACTCTTACTGATACAGCTGTTCTTCATACTTCATCAATGGCAGTTTCGCCTTTTTTTGTTGAAGAAATTAGTGAACTACAACTATCTGCATTAAAACTCGTTACAacg atatttacaaaatatgacaAACACCGGAAATTACTATTAGATGATATACTTGCATCTATGGCACGGTTGCCAAGTTCAAAGCGaagtttaaaatcatttcGAATTAGTTCTGAAGAGTATATTCAAATGTTATCAGCTCTAGtcttacaattaatacaatgcATGGTTGTACTTCCATCTAATTTAGCAGATAAACAgtcaaat CTTGATCctgatacattaattattagtaaattcaAGACTGCTCGTTCAACTGCTTCAAGTTTTTTGCATgtgtttttatcaaaatgtagtAGTAAAAGTGAAGAAATTGATTACCGtccaatatttgaaaatttcattcaaGATCTATTGACTACCGTTAATAAACCAGAATGGCCGGCATCTGAACTTATGCTTAGTGTACTTGGGAGACTGTTAGTCGCCAATTttgttaacaaaaatttagATATGTCTCTCAGAGTAGCCTCCTTAGACTATCTTGGTGTTGTAGCAGCTAGACTCAGAAAAGATTCTGTTACGTCTCAGTTAagattaaaaactattgattCCATAATTATGGATATACGGACAGAAGAGCTGAAGGATGAAGATGGTAATTTAATG GAAGAAGTTAAAGAAGTTCAAGACGATGAGGAAAGAATACAGTTTTTGCAAAGAGTCCTTTTAGATTATTTGGCTATTAGAAGTCTTTCAGAACCAGCTTTAAGACATGCGCGGCATTTCTATTTAGCTCAATGGTACCAAGATAATACTGATGCTGGAAAATCATTGGATTCTTTAtcaaaaagaaagaaagaaaaacattcacgaaaaaaatttg GTTCAGATGATGAAGATGATGGTGAGAGCAGTGATTCTAGCAAAGAAAATGAATCTCGAATAGATGCTAATAAAGCTATTGAAAATTCAAGGCTTTGTGATCAGAGAAAGGAATATTTGCTAACTAAAATCAACCCTTACGATAATCAATCTACACAAGTTATGCAAACATACATTGACTACGATAGTGCTGAATTAGTTGCAAGATATTTAGCTTCCAAAAGACCATTTTCTCAAAGTTTTGATACTTATCTAAAGCAT attatcaAAGTTTTGATGGAAACCTCAGTAAATATAAGGACAAAAGCTATGAAATGTTTAACAATGATTGTTGAAGTGGATCCGGGTGTTCTAGGCTTAAAAGAAATGCAGTTGGGTGTAAGCCATTCTTTCTTAGATCACTCAACTTCAGTTAGAGAAGCTGCTGTTGATTTAGTTGGAAAGTTTGTTTTAAGTCGTCCAGAATTGATAGATAAATACTATGACATGTTATCCACTCGGATATTGGACACAGGTGTCAGTGTACGAAAACGagtgataaaaattatgaaagatATATGTATTGAATGTCCAGACTACTCAAAAATTCCAgaaatatgtgtaaaaatgATACGACGAGTAAATGACGAAGAtggcattaaaaaattagttatggAAGTGTTTCAAAATATGTGGTTTACTCCAGTACGAGAAAAGCCTACTCTTGATACAAAGATGTTATTGAGGAAAGTATTAAACATAACTGATGTTGTGGCAGCATCAAAAGATTTGGGCCTAGAATGGTTtgagcaattattattaagtttgtttAAACCTAAAGAGGACAAAGATGACACAGCAAAAGTATCAACTGAACCTCCAAAAGCTTTACTCACAGCTTGTAAGCAAATTGTAGATTGTTTAGTGGAAAATGTTGTAACACTTGATGGTGGCGGTGGAGGTACATCACAACAGCTTGTTGCCTGTCTTACTACATTGTATCTATTTGCCAAAATACGGCCACAACTATTAGCTGCACATTCTCTCACTCTTCAACCATATTTGAGTTTAAAATGCCAG ACACAAGGcgattatcaaattattagttGTGTTGCAAGGACACTTGAACTTGTTGTTCCGTTAATAGAACATCcaagcgaaatatttttatcccaACTTGAAGAGGATGCAGTTAAACTTATTATGAAGCATGATCAAACTGTGATTTTAAGTTGTATTTCATGTCTTGGATCTGTAGTAAATAATGTTACAAGAAATTTTAAACTCATTCGGGATTGTTTTGGAATATACTATA aatatttaagtaattttcaaaaattacatcAAGATAGACAGACAGATCCTGAAGGTTTAGTACCACTACGGCCAATATTTCGTCGTTCAATCTATATTATTGGGCTCATGTTAAGATTCTTTGATTTTACTGACAAAGAAGTGTATGGTGATGCATACcca gatAATATTAGAGATTTAGTGTATGACataatgtcatattttatgcatacaaATGAAGATGACACTAAATTATTTGCTTTAAAAGCAATTGGATCAATATGTATTAGACATTATGATTTCATGTTATGCCAAGATCTTATGAACACATACcttgatattttatcaaataacagTGTCgcaaatataatgaaatctcAA attttgaataacattgaaatatatttggaagaagaagaaaaacgtATGATCAAACAGGATTTAGAAt ggtcaaaaatgtctaaaaaagaGAATTTAAAGGAAATGGGTGATGTTTCTTCTGGAATGGCTAGTACAGTTATTCAGTTATACCTCAAaggaatattaaattcatttttacatacGAGCGTTCAAGTTCGGCAAGCTGTACTCaaagttatacaattaattctaGCACAAGGACTTGTACATCCTGTTCag aTTGTGCCTTATCTTATATGTATGAGTACCGACACAGAGAAATCAGTTAGCAGTCGTGCTGATAAGCATTTACAAGAGATAGAAAAAAAGTACCCTGGATTTATCCACATGGGTGCtcaaaatggtataaaattgTCATTTCAGTTACAAAGTATTGTACAAACCGCTGGTGAAATGGTTCGAGGATATcgtttaaaagaaaatgacACTATTCCAAGTGCTTTAAATGGATGtctttattctatattaagaACTAAACAGCAACGTAGAGCTCTAGTTttgtcaattttaaaacaatttgaggATCAAGGC aaaactAATTTAGCTCAAATGCTATACTTAGCCGATAACTTAGCATATTTCCCATTTCAATCACAAGATGAgcctttatttattatacatcacaTTAATACAATGATATCAGTCAATGGAACTAATTTGCTTCAAACCTTTAGAGAG ggtcTTCTTCCTAATCCTAATGCACCAGTACAATCTAATAAAGTAGATGGTGTTGAAGATGAAGAAGATGAAGATGAAGGGACACTCGTAGATAGAGTACCCGATGATATAACAACTCTTCACGAAGTTCTAATTAAATCTCAAGGTTGCCTTCTACTTTTAGTTCTCAAACTTTATCTGAAAACTGTTTATGGGATAACAGATTT AAAAATTACTCAATATTCACCATCAGAATCtagtaaaatgtatgataagaATTTAAGTAGAAagtcaaattcaaaattcaatccTAAAGCTACAATACAAAAGCTTAAATATGGATTAGAAATAAACACGGAAGATTTACAAAAGGCTAAATCAGAATTGATTGCTTATTATTTAGAA ttaaaacatttaattatcaatCTTGATCCTGACGATGAAGGAAATGAAGATGCTGGAACTCCTAAAGCCTCAAAGAGTGTCCCATCCACACCAACTAATCATGTAGGTAGCACTCCTACTCAAATTCCAAATACGCCCAACTACAATGATGTTTCTAATGTATCTTATGAATCGCCAGAATATCAGAAACAA AACAATGTGCAATCAACACCAAAGGTTCCTAAATTGACGATCATACCTCCAAAACCTCCATCATCTAAGCATTCTCACCACCATCATCGTTcacataaatcaaaaaaagctGATCGTCCTAAAAAACACCATCATAAGCGAAAGAAAGCTAAAGGCGGAGGTAGTTCTGAAGATAGTGACAACGTCTATAGTGATCCAGatttcttaatataa